Proteins encoded together in one Yersinia mollaretii ATCC 43969 window:
- a CDS encoding autotransporter domain-containing esterase, with protein sequence MAALAATLSFCITPSSFAYGQLYVFGDSLSDTGNNGKFTYDSSTHLLYDEVLAQHIGANLIPSNIGGFNYATSGAVATPALNATNNTQDQVQNYLNQVNGKADSNGLYIHWIGGNDLAAAATLNPAASQTVAYTSAAAAAMQVHSLLNAGAGTVIVPTVPNIGSTPMLMELVIQQGLTSVQNAAVQAAYATLNSLATPDNTSHQQAIHQALTAAAGQASIIPPVQQAIAAQLIDAYDKLSTQAEQLTNFFNSSEDHLLAQSGGNIVRVDVNKLFAEVIANPRQFGFTNTVGMPCPPGVSSAVCSATQTGFDHSQSYLFADNFHPSPQAHLLVADYMQAVLDGPTQAVALTQATAAIARDSRATLDSRFQQLRIGKNPQNTLGIFGGYAGQHYDYSANLTAGNGNATTHNLSVGVDYQLTSRWLIGALISGSNDNQQPSTRYDYKARGLLFSAFTALNIVDHGWINADLHYATMNYDDIQRSMQLGPMTRTENGNTDGKQWGARLTVGYDIPITPYLTTGPITQFSLDYSNVSGYSEQGSSSTAMHFNDQTYHSQIGALGWRLDGQFSQFAPYAEVLYQHQFGDDVYRAGGGLKSTQTQFVRNTAKQDNNWLDITLGASLPLTDRLTAFASISQTGNLSSGEQLRYNIGVSALF encoded by the coding sequence ATGGCTGCACTCGCTGCCACTTTATCGTTCTGTATCACCCCTTCGTCATTCGCGTATGGCCAACTTTATGTATTTGGCGATAGTCTGAGCGATACCGGTAATAATGGAAAATTCACCTACGATAGCAGTACCCACCTTCTGTATGACGAAGTGTTAGCACAACATATAGGCGCCAACCTGATCCCATCCAATATCGGCGGCTTCAATTATGCTACTAGTGGTGCCGTAGCTACTCCGGCACTGAATGCCACTAACAACACTCAAGATCAAGTGCAAAATTATCTGAACCAAGTCAATGGTAAAGCAGATAGCAACGGCCTGTATATCCACTGGATCGGCGGTAATGATCTCGCTGCAGCTGCAACATTAAACCCAGCCGCGTCACAAACAGTGGCTTATACCAGTGCTGCGGCTGCCGCTATGCAGGTACATTCATTGCTAAACGCGGGTGCTGGCACGGTGATAGTGCCGACGGTCCCCAATATCGGTTCTACGCCAATGTTAATGGAGTTAGTTATCCAGCAAGGATTGACCTCTGTGCAAAATGCCGCAGTGCAAGCGGCCTATGCCACGCTAAATTCCCTTGCCACTCCAGACAATACCAGCCATCAGCAGGCTATTCATCAGGCACTTACCGCTGCTGCTGGGCAAGCAAGCATTATCCCACCAGTCCAGCAAGCGATCGCAGCTCAGCTTATCGACGCCTACGACAAATTAAGCACACAGGCCGAGCAACTTACCAACTTTTTCAATAGCAGCGAAGATCACCTGTTAGCACAAAGTGGTGGCAATATTGTAAGAGTTGATGTGAACAAATTATTTGCCGAAGTTATCGCCAACCCACGCCAATTTGGTTTTACCAATACGGTAGGGATGCCCTGCCCACCGGGTGTATCGTCAGCAGTTTGTAGCGCTACGCAAACCGGTTTTGATCACAGCCAATCGTATCTGTTTGCCGATAATTTTCACCCAAGTCCACAAGCCCATTTGCTGGTTGCCGATTATATGCAGGCAGTACTTGATGGGCCAACACAAGCTGTCGCCCTGACCCAAGCTACGGCAGCAATAGCCCGAGACAGCCGCGCCACGCTTGATAGCCGCTTCCAACAATTACGCATCGGCAAAAATCCGCAGAATACCCTAGGAATCTTTGGCGGTTATGCTGGGCAGCATTACGACTATTCAGCCAATTTGACAGCTGGAAATGGCAATGCCACCACACATAATCTGAGTGTGGGTGTTGACTATCAACTGACTAGTCGCTGGCTTATTGGAGCGCTGATATCGGGTTCGAATGACAATCAACAACCTTCCACCCGCTATGATTACAAAGCACGAGGTCTCTTGTTCTCAGCATTTACCGCCTTGAATATAGTTGACCACGGCTGGATAAATGCTGATTTACACTACGCAACTATGAATTACGATGACATCCAACGCAGTATGCAACTAGGGCCAATGACCCGTACTGAGAACGGTAATACCGATGGTAAACAATGGGGAGCAAGACTGACCGTAGGTTATGACATTCCGATCACTCCCTATCTGACAACCGGGCCGATAACACAATTCTCTCTCGACTACAGTAATGTGTCGGGTTACAGCGAGCAAGGTAGCAGCAGCACTGCAATGCATTTCAACGATCAAACCTACCATTCACAGATTGGTGCACTCGGCTGGCGATTGGATGGACAATTTAGCCAATTCGCCCCTTACGCCGAAGTGCTCTATCAGCACCAATTTGGTGATGATGTCTACCGAGCAGGTGGCGGGTTGAAATCTACTCAAACCCAATTTGTGCGTAACACCGCCAAACAGGATAACAACTGGCTGGATATTACTCTCGGAGCCAGCCTACCATTGACCGACCGATTAACTGCATTTGCCTCCATCTCTCAAACCGGTAATCTGAGCAGTGGCGAACAGCTTCGATATAACATCGGTGTCAGTGCCCTTTTCTAG
- a CDS encoding alpha/beta hydrolase family protein yields MSYLRKIVAILLFSSFLFLPISPALAESTQVVEVPSEVRFELIGHWDQARLNKILQQETPEFSGVTVKYSPATNGVQLYRVTYPSVIPERGNKPTVASGLLAIPDIKATTLPMVSYQHGTVYGKQQVPSFPEQSPETALMIAQFAGQGYVVIGADYFGMGESSEPEGYMVKGSHQQASYDMLQASRAVLKQMQISTPKLFLAGWSQGGFVTMAFLEKLEQIKEPVLAAVTASAPTDIFMTLSGFLNFPRKNDADWVPTLFILSAFSFEHYYGVPGLARSVINDDYYEVARNAYEKKPFNAADIPTDLHKLVRAEYFDPQFFAASAYGRLIADTQAYRWVIKTSVKNYYGEADEAISVGLGKLPMTYQQAMGNGNPQVQAISTGQTSHRGTFASAVPQWKMVFDGDRK; encoded by the coding sequence ATGTCATATCTTCGTAAAATAGTGGCCATTCTCTTATTCTCATCTTTTCTATTTCTCCCTATAAGCCCTGCTCTCGCAGAGAGTACTCAGGTGGTTGAAGTGCCATCAGAGGTGAGGTTTGAGTTGATTGGTCATTGGGATCAGGCGCGGCTCAATAAAATTCTCCAGCAGGAAACCCCCGAATTTTCTGGTGTAACAGTAAAATACTCGCCAGCAACTAATGGGGTGCAGCTCTATCGTGTCACTTATCCATCGGTGATACCGGAGCGTGGTAATAAGCCTACGGTTGCGAGTGGGCTGCTGGCGATCCCTGATATCAAAGCCACCACGCTGCCAATGGTTTCATACCAACACGGCACGGTGTACGGAAAGCAGCAAGTTCCTTCGTTCCCGGAGCAGTCCCCTGAAACTGCATTGATGATTGCCCAGTTTGCCGGGCAGGGATATGTGGTCATTGGCGCAGATTATTTTGGCATGGGGGAGTCCAGCGAACCGGAAGGCTATATGGTGAAGGGCAGTCATCAGCAGGCCAGTTATGATATGTTGCAGGCCAGTAGGGCAGTGCTAAAGCAGATGCAGATTAGCACGCCAAAACTATTCCTTGCCGGCTGGTCACAGGGTGGTTTTGTCACCATGGCTTTTCTGGAAAAGCTGGAACAGATTAAAGAGCCTGTGTTGGCCGCAGTAACCGCCAGTGCGCCGACCGATATTTTCATGACATTAAGCGGGTTCCTCAATTTCCCACGCAAGAATGATGCCGACTGGGTGCCGACGTTATTTATCCTGTCCGCATTCTCTTTCGAACATTATTACGGTGTGCCCGGTTTGGCGCGTTCGGTCATCAATGACGATTATTATGAAGTAGCGCGCAATGCCTATGAGAAAAAACCGTTCAATGCAGCCGATATTCCCACCGATTTACATAAGCTGGTGCGGGCGGAATATTTTGATCCGCAATTTTTTGCGGCGTCAGCCTATGGCCGATTGATAGCCGATACTCAGGCTTACCGCTGGGTGATTAAAACCTCAGTGAAAAACTATTATGGCGAAGCGGATGAAGCCATCAGCGTCGGACTGGGGAAATTGCCGATGACCTATCAACAGGCGATGGGTAATGGCAATCCGCAGGTGCAGGCGATTTCTACCGGCCAAACCAGCCACCGCGGTACCTTTGCTAGTGCAGTGCCGCAATGGAAGATGGTGTTTGATGGGGATAGAAAATAA
- a CDS encoding pyridoxal phosphate-dependent decarboxylase family protein has product MRQYLVPQPILSTEPERLQALIDYTQELDAHVQKRARANQLKLPELAFAPAALASLGPKYPARTFSYLNELERDQSDAPADDTELFDDVAAYFQGAIRPQSRHSLFNMVPEPSMEATAAAWLATAYNTNSLMDAFGGEALLIEQKVARCIGAWAGWPQAMGIACSGGKFTIMYALKSALSRIAPGSLRTGLPSDLVILCSEGSHYCVEHAASLLGLGSDNCLRVPGNSDGRMQADALRRILNEQHARGRRVAAIVCCGGTTINFNCEDTHEVRAIVEAFAHEHALQERPYLHLDSVIGWLYLTLLNADSAQLHQRVPDPRSRERIAEVLRRLRGIDGFDSLGVDFHKNGLCPYASSFFVARDHRFMDELGDGNYRYSDQDFQFGQFRTYRYTFENSRQSQGILSAWVNLRRLGRNGYADYLTSLHDARNSLADAFERHGLFRVLNTSSLGWELVFEAPFGSDLIALALSYQDLAMSFMQECWTRVNAGYDLPLFSVVPDYRINNNPDAVTTGFLLYPMQQRADHQWDETVALIAAQFHHFQARLREEPAELAVVTFEKPIR; this is encoded by the coding sequence ATGCGACAATATCTTGTACCGCAGCCCATTTTATCCACCGAACCAGAGCGTCTGCAGGCACTTATCGATTATACGCAGGAGTTGGATGCCCACGTACAAAAGCGAGCACGTGCCAACCAACTCAAACTGCCGGAGCTGGCTTTTGCCCCAGCAGCCCTCGCCAGCCTTGGTCCAAAGTACCCCGCGCGCACTTTCTCCTACCTTAATGAACTTGAGCGTGACCAGAGTGACGCGCCTGCCGATGATACTGAGCTGTTTGACGACGTCGCGGCCTATTTCCAGGGGGCAATCCGTCCACAGTCACGACATTCTCTGTTTAATATGGTACCCGAGCCGAGTATGGAGGCTACCGCAGCCGCATGGTTGGCCACCGCCTACAACACCAACAGCTTGATGGATGCATTCGGTGGGGAGGCATTGCTGATTGAACAAAAAGTGGCGCGGTGCATCGGAGCCTGGGCTGGCTGGCCGCAAGCGATGGGCATAGCCTGCAGCGGCGGCAAATTCACTATCATGTATGCCCTTAAGTCAGCACTGAGCCGAATCGCTCCCGGATCGTTGCGGACAGGTTTGCCATCTGATTTGGTCATTCTGTGCAGTGAGGGATCGCATTACTGCGTCGAACATGCCGCCAGCCTACTCGGACTCGGTTCCGACAACTGCCTGCGGGTACCCGGTAACAGCGATGGGCGTATGCAGGCTGACGCGCTACGGCGCATACTTAATGAGCAACATGCTCGCGGACGGCGCGTCGCGGCAATTGTGTGTTGCGGCGGAACCACCATTAACTTCAATTGTGAAGATACGCATGAAGTACGCGCCATCGTTGAAGCGTTCGCTCACGAACACGCATTGCAGGAACGCCCTTACCTGCATTTGGACAGTGTCATCGGCTGGTTATACCTAACCCTGCTCAATGCCGATAGCGCGCAATTGCACCAACGTGTTCCTGATCCGCGCAGTAGAGAGCGGATCGCCGAAGTGCTGCGGCGACTGCGCGGTATCGACGGTTTCGATTCACTCGGCGTAGATTTCCATAAAAACGGTTTGTGCCCCTATGCGAGCAGCTTTTTTGTCGCCCGCGACCACCGTTTTATGGATGAGCTGGGTGACGGCAACTACCGTTACAGTGACCAGGATTTTCAGTTTGGCCAGTTCCGCACCTATCGCTACACCTTCGAAAACTCCAGACAGAGTCAGGGGATTCTGTCCGCCTGGGTCAATCTTCGCCGATTAGGGCGCAACGGCTATGCTGACTACCTCACTAGTTTACACGATGCCCGCAATTCGCTTGCTGACGCGTTCGAACGCCACGGTCTGTTCCGGGTACTGAACACATCCAGTCTGGGTTGGGAGCTGGTCTTTGAGGCACCCTTTGGGTCAGACTTGATCGCTTTGGCGCTTTCCTACCAAGACCTCGCCATGAGCTTTATGCAAGAGTGTTGGACGCGTGTCAACGCCGGTTATGACCTGCCGCTTTTCAGCGTCGTGCCAGACTATCGCATTAACAATAACCCGGATGCGGTCACCACCGGCTTCCTGCTTTATCCAATGCAGCAACGAGCCGATCACCAGTGGGACGAAACTGTGGCGCTCATCGCCGCACAATTTCACCATTTTCAGGCCCGCTT
- a CDS encoding TerB family tellurite resistance protein, translated as MKKFDRDATLASWFFYQTYGVDKKINTQQKLHYLRLLLACAKADGEISPGEMDYFIGAAFARGCTEEMVMTLIENEATIDLSTEVVDFIKLNPNAKKSDVLALLYSAMQVCAADGTYSTEEVNAVRKVSSLLGISKEELQKVEDFFAKDLSLKQEARTLFVG; from the coding sequence ATGAAAAAATTTGACCGTGATGCCACCCTCGCTAGCTGGTTTTTCTATCAAACCTACGGCGTTGATAAAAAAATAAACACGCAACAAAAATTACATTACCTGCGTCTTCTGCTTGCTTGTGCTAAAGCTGATGGCGAGATCTCTCCTGGGGAAATGGATTATTTTATCGGTGCAGCATTTGCTCGTGGTTGCACTGAAGAAATGGTTATGACATTAATTGAAAATGAAGCCACTATCGATCTCTCTACGGAAGTGGTTGACTTTATTAAACTAAATCCGAATGCAAAAAAATCGGACGTTCTTGCATTGCTGTACAGTGCAATGCAAGTCTGCGCGGCAGATGGTACATATAGCACTGAGGAAGTTAACGCCGTCAGAAAAGTTAGTTCTCTACTCGGTATTTCTAAAGAAGAATTACAGAAAGTTGAAGATTTCTTTGCAAAAGATCTGTCTTTAAAACAAGAAGCACGAACACTGTTCGTCGGTTGA
- a CDS encoding winged helix-turn-helix domain-containing protein — protein sequence MEYIINGNVKYNSSDGTLFCPDNNIDMITLTRVTSELLLLLIKNNGAPLSRDTILSELWEKRGLTASSNNLNNYVSMLRKALAQCGYTNLIVTIPKHGFLFEADITEMGEDNHLTRTDPKSVELTQRHEVDPPLASAISDHHKTSLSGFFKGRVAVLILFFAVLTLLFSPSIYNYFRLQSLRTLLFNIDQCRIYLMDDTTRRLDSSNTISTIKMIINTGNLKCDSPANVYYFADKKKDSSGHVIMTDMLSYCPYDIHVPCENYYLSKHENKDENEH from the coding sequence ATGGAGTACATCATTAATGGTAATGTTAAATATAACTCTTCAGACGGTACTTTATTCTGCCCTGATAACAACATAGATATGATTACCCTCACTCGCGTGACCAGTGAGTTGCTGTTGCTGCTGATAAAAAATAATGGTGCTCCACTGAGTCGGGATACCATTTTAAGTGAGCTATGGGAAAAAAGAGGGTTGACGGCCTCAAGTAATAACTTGAACAACTATGTTTCCATGCTAAGAAAAGCGCTAGCACAGTGTGGCTATACTAATTTGATTGTAACCATCCCCAAACACGGCTTTTTATTTGAAGCCGATATTACAGAGATGGGCGAAGATAATCATCTGACAAGAACAGACCCAAAAAGCGTGGAACTGACTCAACGCCATGAGGTGGATCCACCTCTCGCTTCGGCAATATCGGATCACCATAAAACGTCACTCTCTGGTTTTTTTAAAGGGCGAGTAGCAGTGTTGATTCTATTCTTTGCTGTTTTGACCCTGCTTTTCTCACCGAGTATTTATAATTACTTCAGATTACAATCACTCAGAACCCTGCTTTTTAACATCGATCAATGCCGAATTTATCTGATGGATGATACGACTCGCCGGTTGGACAGCAGCAACACGATTAGCACCATTAAGATGATTATCAATACTGGAAACTTGAAGTGTGATAGCCCGGCCAATGTTTACTATTTTGCAGATAAAAAAAAGGATTCATCGGGACATGTCATTATGACGGATATGCTCAGTTACTGCCCATATGACATTCACGTGCCTTGCGAAAATTACTATTTATCTAAACATGAAAACAAAGATGAAAATGAGCACTAA
- a CDS encoding FAD-dependent monooxygenase — translation MKKNLRIAVIGSSFSGSLFTRQLERYLKNPEVIIFEKNAHSSAFPHWTQPEKGAAIFINPNGMSTIKHYDNALYHQLREIATPRISIEIDSININHENLCEIKDIIDNGLADDYGATVRWDSANKLLRSLLDESRIVYGMQLASYKYNPTTHKISLFFHENSTYADEDFGEFDLLVAADGCYSTVRDTEGQFNLKDSDTTTYHNISNFRLLVPNTSVPIVEDLKLIYNIPDKTEYPHYQDLPPFNSLCRVGLSHCQANEKNPAGSTYLFGNFALGNNTEISPVMKNSDFLKALFMPAGGSSNLTKQGKWLMSVLENEYAKIHWSRFQSTPIKFTPTARANTEALPILYLGDAAHAFPPSLGQGATTAIEDAYYSSEIFIDSIIEHQYFVNTSSYPFIITLLEKINAQRKSRIEMIKNASISAGNHLISENMYEELQHEAELWAKSSQWRNIIRSIWKGYPRPKDESFWR, via the coding sequence ATGAAAAAAAACCTAAGAATTGCCGTAATTGGCTCAAGCTTTAGTGGTTCACTTTTCACCAGACAACTTGAACGCTATTTAAAAAATCCAGAAGTCATTATTTTTGAGAAAAATGCTCATTCCAGTGCATTTCCACATTGGACTCAACCAGAAAAAGGGGCAGCCATATTCATTAATCCAAATGGTATGTCAACCATCAAACACTACGATAACGCGCTTTATCACCAACTACGGGAAATAGCAACTCCGCGCATTTCGATAGAGATTGATTCTATAAACATTAATCATGAAAATCTTTGTGAAATTAAAGATATTATAGATAACGGATTGGCTGATGACTATGGCGCAACAGTCAGGTGGGATAGCGCCAATAAATTATTACGCAGCCTCTTAGATGAGTCTAGAATTGTCTATGGCATGCAGTTGGCGTCTTACAAATATAACCCTACCACACATAAAATATCACTTTTCTTTCATGAAAATAGCACCTACGCCGATGAAGATTTTGGTGAGTTTGACCTATTAGTTGCTGCAGATGGCTGTTATTCGACGGTAAGAGACACCGAGGGGCAGTTTAATTTAAAAGATTCAGACACTACAACCTATCATAATATTTCTAATTTCCGTTTATTAGTACCGAATACATCTGTACCTATCGTTGAAGATTTAAAACTAATCTACAATATCCCGGACAAAACAGAGTATCCCCATTACCAAGATTTGCCCCCATTTAATTCATTATGCCGTGTTGGTTTATCTCATTGTCAAGCTAATGAAAAAAATCCAGCAGGATCAACTTACCTGTTCGGAAATTTTGCTCTCGGTAATAACACTGAAATATCACCAGTAATGAAAAATTCTGATTTTTTAAAAGCACTCTTCATGCCAGCAGGGGGGTCATCAAATTTGACCAAACAAGGTAAATGGCTCATGAGTGTATTGGAAAATGAATATGCGAAAATACACTGGTCAAGATTTCAATCAACTCCCATTAAATTTACCCCAACAGCACGTGCGAATACGGAAGCTTTGCCTATTCTTTATCTTGGTGACGCCGCCCATGCCTTTCCACCATCCCTAGGACAAGGTGCGACAACCGCGATTGAAGATGCTTACTATTCATCCGAAATATTCATTGATAGCATCATTGAACATCAATATTTCGTAAATACAAGTAGTTATCCATTTATCATTACATTGCTGGAAAAAATAAATGCTCAGAGAAAGTCAAGAATCGAGATGATAAAAAATGCCAGTATTTCTGCGGGTAACCATTTAATTTCAGAGAACATGTATGAAGAACTTCAACATGAGGCTGAATTATGGGCCAAGAGCAGTCAGTGGCGAAATATAATTCGCAGTATATGGAAAGGGTATCCACGCCCAAAGGATGAGTCTTTTTGGCGATAG
- a CDS encoding methyl-accepting chemotaxis protein produces MNLADIKLSHRFMALLAIMVLGFAAYGAWSFKVLNNLKVNGPVYQNIIQDKNLIADILPPPQYIIESYLISLQLASASADERNELISNLKYKKKEFENHREFWTHSNLSNELKEQLLAATGKPAQEFYQIAFDQFIPALESGDNLAAAVALEAMKKHYGVHRHAIDKLVEQAAKLTETDEADAKTKIQTAMWSMSAILIAATVLVGLFLLAISRSLIKQLGGEPGYAVDIAGKISAGDLSVSVDTKPNDQTSLLVAMKIMRDSLAKIVNEVRTGTETMVTSSCQIASGNQDLSSRTEQQASSLEETASSMEEFTSTVKQNADNARQANILATAASEVAIKGGSMVSQVVDTMGSIHSSSKKIVDIIGVIDSIAFQTNILALNAAVEAARAGEQGRGFAVVASEVRNLAQRSASAAKEIKTLIGDSVDQVNIGTGLVDQTGITMNEIVESIKQVSDIMEEINEANQEQTSGIQQINQAIIQMDNVTQQNAALVEESAAAAQSLQDQAENLSQVINIFNLNAAYTATATPTP; encoded by the coding sequence ATGAATTTGGCGGATATAAAACTCTCGCATCGATTTATGGCGTTGCTTGCCATTATGGTGCTTGGATTTGCAGCTTATGGAGCTTGGTCGTTTAAAGTACTGAATAACCTCAAAGTAAATGGCCCGGTCTATCAAAACATCATTCAAGATAAAAATCTGATTGCAGACATACTTCCTCCCCCTCAATATATTATTGAGTCCTATCTTATCTCGCTTCAACTAGCCTCCGCGTCTGCTGATGAACGTAATGAATTGATTTCTAACCTTAAATACAAGAAAAAAGAGTTCGAAAATCACCGCGAATTTTGGACCCATTCAAACCTTTCTAACGAGTTGAAAGAGCAGCTACTGGCAGCGACGGGCAAGCCAGCCCAAGAATTCTATCAAATCGCTTTTGATCAATTCATTCCTGCTTTAGAGAGTGGTGATAATCTAGCCGCCGCAGTTGCTCTTGAAGCGATGAAAAAACACTATGGTGTGCATCGTCATGCCATCGACAAACTTGTCGAACAGGCCGCTAAGCTCACTGAAACTGACGAAGCAGATGCAAAAACCAAAATTCAAACTGCGATGTGGAGCATGTCGGCTATTCTCATTGCTGCGACAGTACTGGTCGGGTTATTCCTATTGGCAATCTCGCGTAGTTTGATCAAACAATTGGGGGGCGAACCCGGCTATGCCGTTGACATCGCAGGGAAAATTTCTGCTGGTGACTTATCGGTGTCAGTGGACACCAAGCCAAACGATCAGACAAGCCTACTGGTTGCGATGAAAATCATGCGAGATAGCCTCGCCAAGATCGTTAATGAAGTTCGTACCGGTACAGAGACGATGGTCACATCCTCTTGCCAGATAGCCAGTGGCAATCAGGATTTATCCTCTCGCACTGAACAGCAAGCCAGTTCGCTAGAAGAAACTGCATCGTCGATGGAAGAGTTTACCAGTACCGTCAAGCAAAATGCTGATAATGCGCGTCAAGCTAATATTTTGGCGACGGCGGCTTCTGAAGTGGCAATCAAAGGCGGTTCAATGGTTTCGCAGGTCGTCGATACGATGGGTTCTATCCACTCTTCCTCTAAGAAGATCGTCGATATTATTGGTGTTATTGACAGCATTGCATTTCAGACCAATATCTTGGCATTGAACGCAGCGGTAGAAGCGGCTCGTGCAGGAGAGCAAGGTCGCGGGTTTGCGGTGGTCGCATCTGAAGTGCGCAACCTTGCGCAACGCTCGGCCAGTGCCGCTAAAGAGATCAAAACGTTGATTGGCGATTCGGTCGACCAAGTCAATATCGGCACCGGGTTGGTTGATCAAACTGGCATCACCATGAATGAGATAGTTGAAAGTATCAAGCAAGTCTCTGACATCATGGAGGAAATCAACGAGGCAAACCAAGAGCAGACTTCGGGTATTCAGCAAATCAATCAGGCGATCATCCAAATGGATAATGTCACCCAGCAGAATGCAGCGCTGGTTGAAGAGTCGGCTGCGGCGGCACAATCCTTACAAGATCAGGCTGAAAATCTGTCGCAAGTTATTAATATATTTAACCTTAATGCTGCATATACTGCAACTGCCACCCCTACGCCATAA
- a CDS encoding thymidylate synthase, producing MNRNITHALLDVLRNIDSVGTEMVARGQTQKEVLSTLTKIANPRERFLVIPERKNNVFAQLAETIWVLAGRGDLEFLQHYLPRSIEFSDDNKTWRAAYGPRLRNWMGKTDQVSCVISRLQEDPNTKRAVMSLFDPMSDYSDTKDVPCNNWLQFIQRDNILYLHVTVRANDAIWGFSGINFFEWSVLHEIVATTLGYQVGTLSWYVGTFHIYSRHYNTSRDLLRIKNPKSPYECGIEPTSIQTTLNNLDATLDILFHAESLCREGKFQDAMVIEKKLIDPFFQSIAIMLRIYNAELQGLSHNTVIKYLEDLKQGDFRVAAIEYLSRKWKDESLFYSVDKATSEFFNHYLIMQDDQRIE from the coding sequence ATGAATCGGAATATTACTCATGCATTGCTCGATGTTCTTAGGAATATTGACAGCGTTGGTACAGAAATGGTTGCAAGAGGCCAGACACAAAAAGAAGTATTATCAACACTGACGAAAATTGCAAATCCCAGGGAGCGTTTTCTTGTCATTCCTGAGCGTAAAAATAATGTATTTGCCCAACTTGCAGAAACTATCTGGGTACTTGCCGGTAGGGGAGACCTTGAGTTTCTACAGCATTACCTACCGAGATCAATAGAGTTTTCTGATGATAACAAGACATGGCGTGCCGCTTATGGGCCGCGTCTAAGAAATTGGATGGGGAAAACTGATCAGGTTTCTTGTGTCATCAGCCGATTGCAAGAAGATCCTAATACTAAACGCGCAGTGATGTCTTTATTTGATCCCATGAGTGATTATTCAGATACAAAAGATGTACCATGCAATAATTGGCTGCAATTTATACAGAGAGATAATATATTATATTTGCATGTTACGGTTCGAGCAAATGATGCTATTTGGGGGTTTAGTGGTATTAACTTCTTTGAGTGGAGCGTACTTCACGAAATTGTCGCGACAACATTAGGTTATCAGGTGGGAACCTTATCCTGGTATGTAGGGACATTCCATATATATAGCAGACATTATAATACTTCTCGTGACCTTTTACGGATTAAAAATCCTAAAAGTCCCTACGAATGCGGTATAGAACCAACTTCAATTCAGACAACTTTAAATAATTTGGATGCTACGCTTGATATTCTATTTCACGCGGAGTCTCTCTGCCGTGAGGGCAAGTTTCAAGATGCTATGGTTATAGAAAAAAAATTGATTGACCCGTTCTTTCAGTCGATTGCTATTATGTTGAGGATCTACAATGCTGAGTTACAAGGTCTAAGCCATAATACAGTCATAAAATACCTTGAAGATTTAAAACAAGGTGATTTTCGTGTCGCAGCCATTGAATATCTTAGCCGCAAATGGAAAGATGAGAGTTTATTTTATTCTGTAGATAAAGCCACATCCGAATTTTTTAACCATTATTTAATCATGCAGGATGATCAACGAATTGAATAG